From a region of the Vanrija pseudolonga chromosome 2, complete sequence genome:
- the krs1 gene encoding Lysine--tRNA ligase, cytoplasmic, with the protein MLKSLATVRLAHHLSRRIATPTPRLPAPRPLISSLPARPFTMSAPDANLHKDEVTGEMVSKSELKKRQKARQKAEEKAAKAAEKAAAAPAAGAASTSNAGAAAAEEQLDAAAFFELRSNAVKKWRETKNPDPYPHKFHVTSGIPQFVREWGVEGKIPVGETVETKEPVTLAGRVYTVRSSGNKIRFYDIRADGQKVQILAQAQNAKSLEDFIASNDIIRRGDIIGVTGKPSRTKAGELSLSATEVKLLSPCLHQLPGREGLVDQETRYRKRYLDLIVNTQTRDVFITRSKIVNYIRKYLDNLGFLEVETPMMSLIAGGATAKPFITHHNDLKLDQYMRIAPELYLKELIVGGLDRVFEIGRVFRNEQIDMTHNPEFSICEFYMAYADMYDLMDMTESMISGLVKYLNNGNTKITFHPKGKGDEKAYEIDFATPWKRFDMIEELEKQLGVKFPPGNTLHTEEANKFLREIAEKHNVDCSEPKTNARLLDKLVGEFIEVQCINPSFIVGHPEVMSPLAKYHRSRPGLTERFECFIATKEICNAYTELNDPFDQRERFEEQVRQKDQGDDEAQGVDETFLNALEYGLPPTGGWGLGIDRLVMFLTDSANIKEVLLFPAMRPLGQNNPGEAAAAEAPAAAPAAEEAK; encoded by the exons ATGCTCAAAAGCCTGGCCACAGTCAGACTAGCACATCACCTCTCTCGCCGCATCGCCACTCCCACCCCCCGCCTCCCGGCCCCCCGACCTCTTatctcctccctccccgccaGACCCTTCACCATGTCTGCTCCTGACGCCAACCTCCACAAGGACGAAGTGACCGGCGAGATGGTCTCCAAGTC TgagctcaagaagcgccAGAAGGCCCGccagaaggccgaggagaaggccgccaaggctgctgagaaggccgctgccgcccccgctgccggcgccgcgtcgacgtccaacgccggtgccgccgccgccgaggagcagcttgacgccgccgccttcttcgAGCTCCGCTCCAACGCCGTCAAGAAGTGGCGCGAGACCAAGAACCCCGACCCCTACCCGCACAAGTTCCACGTCACGTCCGGTATCCCCCAGTTCGTGCGCGAGTGGGGCGTTGAGGGCAAGATCCCTGTCGGTGAGACCGTCGAGACCAAGGAGCCCGTCACCCTCGCTGGCCGTGTCTACACTGTCCGCTCGTCTGGCAACAAGATCAGGTTCTACGAcatccgcgccgacggccagaAGGTCCAGATCCTCGCCCAGGCCCAGAacgccaagtcgctcgaGGACTTCATCGCCTCCAACGACATTATCCGCCGCGGTGACATTATCGGCGTAACCGGCAAGCCTTCGCGCACCAAGGCTGGAGagctctcgctctcggccaCCGAGGTCAAGCTCCTCTCGCCCTGTCTCCACCAGCTTCCTGGTCGTGAGGGTCTTGTTGACCAGGAGACTCGCTACCGCAAGCGTTACCTCGACCTGATTGTCAACACCCAGACCCGCGACGTCTTCATCACCCGCTCCAAGATTGTCAACTACATCCGCAAGTACCTCGACAACCTTGGcttcctcgaggtcgagacccCCATGATGAGCTTGATCGCCGGTGGCGCCACTGCCAAGCCCTTCATCACCCACCACAacgacctcaagctcgaccagTACATGCGTATCGCCCCCGAGCTCtacctcaaggagctcatcGTCGGTGGCCTCGACCGTGTGTTCGAGATCGGCCGTGTCTTCCGTAACGAGCAGATCGACATGACCCACAACCCTGAGTTCTCCATCTGCGAGTTCTACATGGCCTACGCCGACATGTACGACCTCATGGACATGACCGAGTCGATGATCTCGGGTCTCGTCAAGTACCTCAACAACGGCAACACCAAGATCACCTTCCaccccaagggcaagggcgacgagaagGCCTACGAGATTGACTTTGCTACCCCCTGGAAGCGCTTCGACATgatcgaggagctcgagaagcagcTTGGCGTCAAGTTCCCTCCCGGAAACACCCTCCAcaccgaggaggccaacAAGTTCCTCCGCGAGATTGCCGAGAAGCACAACGTCGACTGCTCCGAGCCCAAGACCAACGCCCGtctgctcgacaagctcgtcggcgagttCATCGAGGTCCAGTGCATCAACCCCTCATTCATCGTCGGCCACCCCGAGGTCATGTCCCCCCTGGCCAAGTACCACCGCTCGCGCCCCGGACTTACCGAGCGCTTCGAGTGCTTCATCGCCACCAAGGAGATCTGCAACGCCTACACCGAGCTCAACGACCCCTtcgaccagcgcgagcgcttcgAGGAGCAGGTCCGCCAGAAGGAccagggcgacgacgaggcccaGGGTGTCGACGAGACCTTCCTCAACGCCCTCGAGTACGGTCTCCCCCCCACCGGTGGCTGGGGTCTCGGTATCGACCGTCTCGTCATGTTCCTCACCGACTCGGCCAACATCAAGGAGgtcctcctcttccccgCCATGCGCCCTCTCGGCCAGAACAACCCtggcgaggccgctgccgccgaggcacccgccgccgcccccgccgccgaggaggccaagtAG
- the Nefh_0 gene encoding Neurofilament heavy polypeptide, with product MQGVTQISSYSSRSSKPRGQTSVEPLGVADVEVGEPVGLTPGERDVEVGGAVAEDEVAEADSEAEGEAEEADSEAEAEADDDDSEAEAEADAEAEADSLADAEAEAEAEADSVAEAEADDDDSEAEAEADAEAEADSLADAEAEAEAEADSVAEAEADDSEEKADAEAEAEAEAEADSVAEADAEEEAEADSEAEADAEAEAEADSEADAEAEAEDEADAEGSTDDEAEAESVGRADDVMFTDAVGVAEVVASRVRVMLTVVNSVAVSVAMPLSLVGTAEPVGVPVGASELLELVGVADADSDADSEADSEAEAEADSVAEADSVAEADSVAEADSVAEADSVAEADSVAEADSVAEADSEAEADSVAEAEGAAEADSEADADSVAEAEGAAEAGSEADADSEAEADSETEAVGSTDAVELAPVGSAVWVPLALVGSAEIEEPVEEGSTDEDSADEEAVGSTEAEGVAEGSAAEVGVAEAEGSAPEGAADSEAEAEGSTDAELEGSTEAVPVGWADSEPVAEASTEDVTLPEGVAEGSTDVDEAEGSASEGAAEPEAAGSEGAADSEAEAEGAGSEGEAEAPSEGAAVG from the exons ATGCAAGGGG TGACCCAGATCTCTTCGtactcgtcgcgctcctcaaAGCCGCGGGGGCAGACTTCAGTCGAGCCGCTGGGAGTGGCCGACGTCGAAGTGGGCGAGCCGGTGGGGCTCACGCCGGGCGAGAGGGACGTGGAGGTAGGAGGAGCAGTAGCGGAAGACGAGGTCGCAGAGGCGGACTCAGAGGCAGAGGGAGAGGCGGAAGAGGCAGACTcagaggcggaggcggaggccgacgacgacgactcagaggcagaggcggaagccgatgccgaggcagaggcagacTCGCTAGCCGACGCAGAGGCGGAGGCCGAAGCAGAGGCAGACTCAGTGGCAGAGgcggaggccgacgacgacgactcagaggcagaggcggaagccgatgccgaggcagaggcagacTCGCTAGCCGACGCAGAGGCGGAGGCCGAAGCAGAGGCAGACTCAGTGGcagaagccgaagccgacgactcggaggaaAAGGCAGACGcggaagccgaagccgaggcggaggcagAAGCTGACTCAGtagccgaggccgacgcggaggaggaagcaGAGGCCGACTCCGAAGCCGAAGCGGAcgcagaggcagaggcagaggcagacTCAGAAGCCGACGCAGAGGCggaagccgaggacgaagccgacgccgaagggtcaaccgacgacgaagccgaggccgagtcggtTGGGAGAGCAGACGACGTAATGTTCACGGACGCGGtgggcgtcgccgaggtggtggcctCGCGCGTCAGGGTGATGTTGACGGTGGTGAACTCGGTGGCAGTCTCGGTGGCAATGCCGTTGTCGTTGGTGGGAACCGCCGAACCAGTGGGAGTGCCAGTAGGGGCGTCAGAGTTGCTCGAGCTGGTGGGAGTAGCAGACGCAGACTCGGACGCAGACTCGGAAGCCGACTCGGAGGCCGAAGCAGAGGCAGACTCAGTGGCAGAGGCAGACTCGGTGGCGGAGGCAGACTCAGTGGCAGAGGCAGACTCGGTGGCGGAGGCAGACTCGGTGGCGGAAGCGGACTCGGTGGCGGAGGCAGACTCGGTGGCGGAAGCGGACtccgaagccgaagccgactCGGTGGCAGAGGCTGAGGGAGCAGCAGAGGCGGACTcagaagccgacgccgactcggtggCAGAGGCTGAGGGAGCAGCAGAGGCGGGCTcagaagccgacgccgactcggaggcGGAAGCAGACTCCGAAACGGAGGCGGTGGGGtccaccgacgccgtcgagctggcaCCGGTGGGCTCGGCAGTCTGGGTACCGTTGGCGCTGGTAGGCTCAGCGGAGATCGAAGAGCCAGTCGAAGAAGGGTCAACAGATGAAGACTCGGCGGACGAAGAGGCAGTGGGGTCGACCGAAGCCGAGGGGGTCGCCGAGGGGTCAGCCGCCGAAGTCGGCGTGGCAGAAGCGGAGGGGTCGGCGCCTGAAGGAGCAGCCGACTCggaagccgaggccgaagggTCAACCGATGCGGAGCTGGAGGGGTCCACAGAGGCAGTGCCAGTGGGCTGGGCCGACTCGGAGCCCGTGGCCGAAGCCTCGACCGAGGACGTCACGTTGCCAGAGGGGGTAGCAGAGGGGTCAACCGACGTGGACGAGGCCGAAGGGTCAGCGTCCGAGGGAGCAGCGGAGCCGGAGGCAGCGGGGTCCGAAGGAGCGGCGGACTCAGaagccgaggcggagggagcGGGGTCCGAAGGCGAAGCAGAAGCACCGTCAgagggggcggcggtgggctgA
- the mrpl10 gene encoding 54S ribosomal protein L10, mitochondrial, translating into MLFGALSTVLNAAEASASRLPRLFASSASASSSSRQMSTLHLGNLSPAKGSRTDNTRKGRGPGSGHGKQSGRGHKGQLARSGNGKPVPGFAGGQTPIHKVFPKRGFVNFTRKTYAPLALSKLQAWIAQSRIDPALPITIGTVVRANAVHGISGDGGVKLLGPADPELPLPPLEIELSRFSKQASAAVLAAGGKVTAVYHNNLSLRQEVFPHKFVERPVKNAKPIRRTDIEFYTNPANHGYLAPKEGEGVESKA; encoded by the exons ATGCTCTTCGGCGCCCTCTCGACCGTGCTGAACGCGGCCGAGGCCTCGGCTTCGCGCCTCCCGCGCCTCTTtgcgtcgtccgcctcggcgtcgtcgtcgtcccgccAGATGTCGACATTACACCTGGGCAACTTGTCTCCTGCCAAGGGCTCGAGGACGGAT AACACGCGTAAGGGTCGTGGTCCCGGATCAGGCCACGGCAAGCAGTCCGGCCGCGGTCACAAGGgtcagctcgcgcgcagcggtaACGGCAAGCCCGTGCCCGGCTTCGCAGGTGGCCAGACGCCGATCCACAAGGTGTTCCCCAAGCGCGGCTTTGTCAACTTCACGCGCAAGACGTACGCTCCCCTCGCGCTCAGCAAGCTGCAGGCGTGGATCGCGCAGTCGCGCATCGACCCCGCGCTGCCAATCACGATCGGCAccgtcgtgcgcgccaacgccgtgCACGGCatcagcggcgacggcggcgtcaagctcctcggcccggccgaccccgagctccccctccccccgcttGAGATTGAGCTCTCGCGCTTCTCCAAGCAGGCGTccgcggccgtgctcgccgccggaGGAAAGGTGACCGCCGTCTACCACAACAACTTGAGCCTGCGCCAGGAGGTGTTCCCGCACAAGTTTGTTGAGAGGCCCGTCAAGAACGCCAAGCCGATCCGCAGGACTGACATTG AGTTCTACACCAACCCGGCAAACCACGGATACCTCGCCcccaaggagggcgagggtgtcGAGTCCAAGGCGTAG